A single Nostoc sp. PCC 7107 DNA region contains:
- a CDS encoding polysaccharide biosynthesis tyrosine autokinase yields the protein MLKSEKHPYLSQAKSAQFNNNDDDELHIGQIFAILRRRILLISGITALVATVAVLKAETDPPVYLGSFDILTRQVTGETKVIDSVPQAISDEDATPRVVASSGRGDGGGNTTIQVLRSPRVLDPIVEKLKTKYPYITYNSLAAGLSIGSQSPDILTVQYTHPDSKLVSDVSKLLADAYLAYSLQERQLDVDQAIEFVDKQRKPIEARVKYWQNQLRNLQVENNLIEPAQRAQELAGQLAGLRQQRIENRLQLEQLVARYQDLQRELAQSRGERAGNSLLSENGRYQRILDQIQAVDIEIAQKSAVYREENPAMQTLRDRKAYLLPLLAGEEMRLQKELQSQIRTVSARDQFLYDKIKNLNNDVRYLATLSRDYSNIQQELGIANGSLTQFTTKQQALEIEKAQKQQPWRLLDPKLATVNRPSAISNNAKLNLAIGGVLGLVLGIGAALIVDKLSNIFYTVQELKNSTKLPLLGIVPLRKELEAAPQSNLSRGLQQTNRASFFEIFRSLYTNIMLLGSDDPIRSLVISSAGQGDGKSTVAVHLAQAAAAMGQRVLLVDSNLRCPTLHQRLGILNVQGLTDVIAQDLDWENVIERSPIEENLFVMTAGPTPPDSVRLLASKKMQDLMNELQSSFDLVIYDTPPLLGFADAYLLASNTNGIVMVAGLGHLKRTALKQVLEEIQISGTPLLGMIANKSKDSTPVSHNYYQQYYKNSVSAEIVEVETENSADQANSVFRGIRRR from the coding sequence ATGCTGAAGTCAGAAAAACACCCTTACCTGTCACAAGCTAAATCTGCTCAGTTCAATAACAATGATGACGATGAATTGCATATAGGGCAGATTTTCGCTATTCTTCGCCGTCGAATATTGTTAATTTCTGGGATCACTGCTTTAGTAGCTACAGTAGCGGTGTTAAAGGCAGAAACTGACCCTCCAGTATATCTGGGTTCGTTTGATATTTTAACCAGGCAAGTGACTGGAGAGACGAAGGTGATAGATAGTGTCCCACAGGCCATTTCTGATGAAGATGCGACCCCTAGAGTGGTAGCTTCGTCAGGTAGAGGGGATGGCGGTGGTAATACAACTATTCAAGTACTACGTAGTCCCAGAGTACTTGATCCGATTGTGGAAAAGCTGAAGACTAAATATCCATATATTACTTATAATTCCTTAGCTGCTGGCTTAAGCATCGGCTCACAATCGCCAGATATTTTAACTGTCCAATATACACACCCAGACTCTAAATTAGTTAGCGATGTTTCTAAACTACTAGCTGATGCTTATTTAGCGTATAGTTTACAAGAACGTCAGTTAGATGTTGATCAGGCGATTGAGTTTGTTGATAAACAAAGAAAACCAATAGAAGCACGCGTAAAATATTGGCAAAATCAACTCCGAAATTTACAAGTAGAAAATAACTTAATTGAGCCAGCCCAGAGAGCGCAAGAATTAGCTGGTCAATTAGCTGGGTTGCGACAACAGCGGATAGAGAATAGGTTACAACTAGAACAATTAGTCGCAAGATATCAGGATTTGCAAAGAGAATTAGCTCAAAGTCGCGGTGAACGTGCGGGTAATTCTTTACTCAGTGAAAATGGACGTTATCAAAGGATACTAGATCAAATCCAAGCGGTTGATATTGAAATCGCCCAAAAATCAGCCGTATATAGAGAAGAAAATCCAGCGATGCAAACGCTCAGAGACAGGAAAGCTTATTTGCTTCCTTTGCTGGCGGGAGAGGAAATGCGTTTGCAAAAAGAATTGCAAAGCCAAATTCGGACTGTTTCAGCCCGCGATCAGTTTTTATATGACAAAATCAAAAATCTCAATAACGACGTAAGATATTTAGCTACCCTGAGTCGTGATTACAGCAACATTCAACAAGAATTAGGAATTGCCAACGGTAGTCTGACTCAATTTACTACGAAACAACAAGCTCTAGAAATTGAAAAAGCCCAAAAACAACAGCCTTGGCGGTTACTTGATCCGAAATTAGCTACAGTTAATAGACCAAGTGCGATTTCTAACAATGCCAAGCTGAACTTAGCAATTGGGGGTGTTTTAGGATTAGTGTTGGGTATAGGAGCAGCTTTAATTGTCGATAAACTCAGCAATATTTTCTACACTGTTCAAGAGTTGAAGAACAGTACAAAGCTGCCATTACTAGGGATTGTACCTCTGAGAAAAGAATTAGAAGCAGCACCGCAATCAAATTTATCCAGAGGGTTGCAACAAACTAATCGCGCTTCTTTCTTTGAAATTTTCCGATCGCTTTACACCAACATTATGTTGTTGGGTTCAGACGATCCGATTCGGTCTTTGGTAATTAGTTCTGCTGGACAGGGAGATGGTAAATCTACTGTGGCGGTACATTTAGCACAAGCCGCCGCCGCAATGGGGCAAAGAGTATTACTAGTGGACTCTAACCTCCGTTGTCCAACTTTACACCAACGTCTTGGCATCTTGAATGTCCAAGGGTTGACTGATGTAATTGCCCAAGATTTAGATTGGGAAAATGTAATTGAGCGATCGCCCATTGAAGAAAATCTGTTTGTGATGACTGCGGGGCCAACCCCTCCCGACTCAGTGCGGTTACTGGCTTCTAAGAAAATGCAGGACTTAATGAACGAACTGCAAAGTAGTTTCGATTTAGTGATTTATGACACGCCACCCCTACTCGGATTTGCTGATGCTTACCTTTTAGCATCCAACACCAATGGTATTGTGATGGTGGCTGGCTTAGGTCATTTAAAACGTACTGCCCTAAAGCAAGTGTTGGAAGAAATTCAGATATCTGGTACACCCCTGTTAGGGATGATCGCCAACAAGTCAAAAGATTCAACACCTGTTTCTCATAACTACTATCAGCAATACTACAAAAACAGTGTTAGTGCTGAAATCGTGGAAGTAGAAACAGAAAATAGCGCCGACCAAGCTAACTCTGTTTTTAGAGGCATTAGAAGACGCTAA